A window of the Kosakonia sp. BYX6 genome harbors these coding sequences:
- a CDS encoding MFS transporter, translated as MNTSGKKSNVRYVMLGFMGAAMLVNFIDRATLSVAAPVMSKELGFSAADMGWAFSAFGWAYMLCQIPGGILLDKFGSRLVYGLAMIVWSVFTFLQGAVYLFPSAFVMLFVFRFLMGMAESPATPASSRLSVQWFPNNERGFATSIYQTAPYVALGVFTPILSYVITLFSWHYVFFSAGLLGIVFGLFWLGFVRDPLKHKSINNEELAYIRNGGGIPELGSATQQKQAISWQQVKNMCANRMMVGVYIGQFCLTSITWFFFTWFPTYLYQDKGMSIIKVGLAAAIPAIAGFVGGIVGGMLSDYLLRKGYSLTFSRKLPIVLGMLLSCSIIIANYTQSAPLVIFVMSLAFFAKGFSNLGWCVLSDTSPKEALGLAGGIFNTFGNVAGILTPLVIGFIIQATGSFDWAIIYIGSMGLIGVISYLFIVGKLERLTLDAAPGTPAVDAVLHKS; from the coding sequence ATGAACACATCAGGCAAAAAAAGCAACGTGCGTTACGTGATGCTGGGGTTTATGGGCGCGGCGATGTTGGTCAATTTTATCGATCGCGCGACGCTCTCCGTCGCCGCCCCGGTGATGAGTAAAGAGTTGGGTTTTAGCGCCGCCGACATGGGCTGGGCGTTTTCCGCGTTTGGCTGGGCGTACATGCTGTGCCAAATTCCCGGCGGTATATTGCTGGATAAGTTTGGCTCCCGGTTAGTCTACGGTCTGGCGATGATCGTCTGGTCGGTGTTTACCTTTTTGCAGGGCGCGGTGTACCTCTTCCCTTCGGCGTTTGTGATGTTATTCGTTTTCCGTTTTTTGATGGGCATGGCGGAATCCCCTGCGACACCGGCCAGTAGCCGCCTGTCGGTGCAGTGGTTTCCCAATAACGAACGCGGTTTCGCCACCTCGATTTACCAGACTGCGCCTTACGTCGCGCTGGGCGTGTTTACACCGATCCTGTCGTATGTGATCACGCTGTTTAGCTGGCATTACGTCTTTTTCAGCGCCGGTCTGTTGGGCATTGTGTTTGGCCTGTTCTGGCTCGGCTTTGTGCGCGATCCGCTGAAACACAAATCGATCAACAACGAAGAACTGGCGTATATCCGTAACGGTGGCGGCATCCCGGAGCTGGGTTCGGCGACGCAGCAAAAACAGGCGATTAGCTGGCAGCAGGTCAAAAATATGTGCGCCAATCGCATGATGGTCGGCGTCTATATCGGCCAGTTTTGCCTAACCTCGATCACCTGGTTCTTTTTTACCTGGTTCCCGACTTACCTCTACCAGGACAAAGGCATGTCGATCATCAAAGTGGGGCTGGCCGCAGCGATCCCGGCTATCGCGGGGTTTGTGGGTGGGATTGTCGGCGGCATGTTGTCGGATTACCTGCTGCGTAAAGGCTACAGCCTGACCTTCTCGCGCAAGCTGCCGATTGTGCTGGGCATGTTGCTCTCTTGCTCCATCATCATTGCCAACTATACGCAATCCGCGCCGCTGGTGATTTTTGTGATGAGTCTGGCCTTCTTTGCCAAAGGCTTCAGCAACCTGGGCTGGTGCGTGTTAAGCGATACCTCGCCAAAAGAGGCGCTGGGGTTGGCGGGCGGTATTTTTAATACCTTCGGTAATGTCGCGGGCATCCTCACGCCGCTGGTGATCGGCTTTATTATTCAGGCCACCGGTTCCTTCGATTGGGCGATTATCTACATCGGTTCAATGGGGCTGATTGGCGTGATTTCTTACCTGTTTATCGTCGGCAAACTGGAACGTCTGACCCTCGACGCCGCGCCGGGCACGCCTGCGGTGGACGCCGTATTACATAAATCCTGA
- a CDS encoding DUF441 domain-containing protein — MFDTTLFILLALVALGFASHNTTVAISILVLIIVRITPLNTFFPWIEKQGLTIGIIILTIGVMAPIASGSLPPSTLLHSFVNWKSLLAIAVGVFVSWLGGRGVTLMSAQPSLVAGLLVGTVLGVALFRGVPVGPLIAAGLVSLLIGRQ; from the coding sequence ATGTTCGATACCACGCTGTTTATTTTACTGGCGCTCGTCGCGCTGGGATTTGCCAGCCACAACACCACCGTGGCGATCTCGATCCTGGTGCTGATCATCGTGCGCATCACGCCGCTGAATACTTTCTTCCCGTGGATTGAAAAACAGGGGCTCACCATCGGCATTATCATTCTGACCATTGGCGTGATGGCGCCGATCGCCAGCGGATCGCTGCCGCCCTCAACATTGCTGCACTCGTTTGTGAACTGGAAATCGCTGCTCGCCATTGCAGTTGGGGTCTTTGTTTCGTGGCTGGGCGGTCGCGGGGTGACATTAATGAGCGCGCAACCGTCGCTGGTCGCCGGTTTGCTGGTGGGAACGGTGTTAGGTGTGGCCCTGTTCCGGGGCGTTCCGGTCGGGCCACTGATTGCCGCAGGGCTGGTGTCGCTCTTAATTGGCCGGCAGTGA
- a CDS encoding amino acid ABC transporter permease: MIANITVITDNLDYLLWGRAAQGEPGGVLLSLLMTLGAAVLAFPGGALLACCAWRFRGWPRKVLFLWAELIRGIPLIFVIFWLWFLLPWLTGADLPGAVTVTLALAWFTSASVMYSTLAALGALPKGQYEAALSSGFGSVQILQLVLLPQALRNALPSYIGLLIALLKDTSLAFIVNVPELTTVAGQVNNRVQVYPAALFIFCGLVYYLLCSALEFGVKRWQRRYSLPAN, encoded by the coding sequence GTGATCGCTAATATCACCGTCATTACCGATAACCTCGACTATTTGCTGTGGGGGCGGGCGGCGCAGGGCGAACCTGGCGGTGTGTTGTTATCGCTGTTGATGACGCTCGGCGCGGCGGTGTTGGCGTTTCCTGGCGGCGCGTTGCTGGCCTGTTGCGCCTGGCGTTTTCGCGGCTGGCCGCGCAAGGTGCTGTTTCTGTGGGCGGAGCTGATTCGCGGCATTCCGCTGATTTTCGTCATCTTCTGGCTGTGGTTTCTGCTTCCCTGGCTGACGGGCGCGGATCTGCCCGGCGCGGTGACCGTCACGCTGGCGCTGGCATGGTTTACCTCGGCGTCGGTGATGTACTCGACGCTGGCGGCGCTGGGCGCATTACCGAAAGGGCAGTATGAAGCCGCGCTGAGCAGCGGGTTTGGCAGTGTGCAGATCCTGCAACTGGTGCTGTTGCCGCAGGCGTTACGCAATGCATTGCCGTCTTACATCGGGCTACTTATCGCGCTTTTGAAAGACACTTCGCTGGCGTTTATCGTTAACGTGCCGGAGCTGACCACCGTGGCCGGGCAGGTGAATAACCGGGTGCAGGTTTACCCGGCGGCGTTATTTATCTTTTGCGGCCTTGTGTATTACCTGCTGTGCAGCGCGCTGGAATTTGGCGTTAAGCGCTGGCAGCGGCGCTACTCACTGCCGGCCAATTAA
- a CDS encoding amino acid ABC transporter permease gives MVLHLDWAGVLTGQPAQWIVSGFLTTIWVTVAGTLLATVLTVLLLALRLAGGKAGRGVVAVWVSLFRNTPLLVQLLFWYFAAWNLLPQGFRQYVNDDHAFSILPGDVWWFTPEFLSSAWALGLFTAAFLVEEIQAGLHAVPRGQVEAAQSQGFSPLALFRWVLLPQGLQNAWQPVVGQYLNLMKLSSLATGIGLGELTYQTRQIESFNAHALEAFAIGSALYLLLGLVMSVLFNLPRNWQAQRRATEVQRDR, from the coding sequence ATGGTGCTGCATCTCGACTGGGCGGGTGTGCTCACCGGGCAGCCCGCGCAATGGATAGTGTCCGGATTTCTCACCACCATTTGGGTCACCGTTGCGGGCACGCTGCTGGCAACGGTGCTGACGGTGTTGTTGCTGGCGCTGCGCCTGGCGGGCGGCAAAGCGGGCAGGGGCGTTGTCGCCGTGTGGGTGTCGCTGTTTCGCAATACGCCGCTGCTGGTGCAATTGCTGTTCTGGTATTTCGCCGCCTGGAATTTGCTGCCGCAGGGCTTTCGTCAGTATGTGAATGACGACCATGCTTTTAGCATTCTGCCGGGCGATGTCTGGTGGTTCACGCCGGAATTTCTCTCGTCGGCCTGGGCGCTGGGGCTGTTTACCGCTGCTTTCCTCGTCGAAGAGATTCAGGCGGGTTTACACGCCGTGCCGCGCGGCCAGGTTGAAGCGGCGCAGTCGCAGGGCTTTAGCCCACTGGCGCTGTTTCGCTGGGTGCTGTTGCCGCAAGGGTTACAAAACGCGTGGCAACCGGTAGTCGGCCAGTATCTCAATTTGATGAAACTCTCGTCGCTGGCGACCGGCATTGGACTGGGGGAATTGACGTACCAAACCCGGCAGATCGAAAGTTTTAACGCCCATGCGCTGGAAGCTTTCGCTATCGGCAGCGCGCTCTATCTGCTGCTCGGGCTGGTGATGAGCGTGCTGTTCAATCTGCCGCGCAACTGGCAGGCGCAGCGCCGCGCGACGGAGGTGCAACGTGATCGCTAA
- a CDS encoding amino acid ABC transporter ATP-binding protein — protein MLAGLFSASVADATEALPVQKGTVEFRQASKRYGDNVVLNAIDLQVAAGEVLAVCGPSGSGKSTLIRLINQLETLSGGEIFVDGQPTSQRKGRALRALRRHVGFVFQQFNLYAHLNALDNITLALRRIHGKSAAEAQKIGLTLLARVGLQDKAHHYPSQLSGGQQQRVAIARTLAADPHIILFDEPTSALDPEMIGEVLQVMKSLAHSGITLIVVTHEMQFAREIADRVVFIDGGEILEQADPAQFFTAPQHPRAQRFLQKVLNPLHADNKEL, from the coding sequence ATGTTGGCAGGTCTGTTTTCCGCCTCTGTGGCTGATGCCACGGAGGCGTTGCCCGTGCAAAAAGGCACGGTAGAGTTTCGCCAGGCGAGTAAACGTTATGGCGACAACGTGGTGCTTAACGCTATCGATTTGCAGGTTGCCGCCGGGGAAGTGCTGGCGGTGTGCGGGCCGTCCGGTTCCGGCAAATCCACACTTATCCGCCTGATAAACCAGCTTGAAACCCTCAGCGGCGGGGAAATTTTCGTTGATGGCCAGCCGACCAGCCAGCGAAAAGGGCGGGCGCTGCGCGCATTACGCCGCCACGTCGGCTTCGTCTTTCAGCAATTCAACCTCTATGCGCACCTTAACGCGCTGGACAATATCACCCTCGCGCTGCGGCGCATTCATGGCAAATCCGCCGCCGAAGCACAAAAAATCGGCCTTACGCTGCTGGCGCGTGTGGGCTTGCAGGACAAAGCGCATCACTATCCTTCCCAGCTTTCCGGCGGGCAACAGCAACGGGTAGCGATTGCCCGCACGCTGGCGGCCGATCCACACATCATTCTGTTTGATGAGCCAACGTCGGCGCTGGACCCGGAAATGATTGGCGAAGTGCTGCAAGTGATGAAATCGCTGGCGCACAGCGGCATTACGCTGATTGTTGTCACCCACGAAATGCAGTTCGCCCGTGAAATCGCCGATCGTGTTGTCTTTATCGACGGTGGCGAGATCCTCGAACAAGCCGACCCGGCGCAATTTTTCACCGCGCCGCAGCACCCGCGAGCACAGCGCTTTCTGCAAAAAGTGCTTAACCCGCTGCACGCGGATAACAAGGAGTTGTAA
- a CDS encoding ABC transporter substrate-binding protein: MATSLHTPKITALSALALLSALSFSAHADKLADIKAAGVVKVATFDANPPFGAIDPKSHDIVGYDVDFAKALAKSLGVKLELVATNPANRIPLLQSGKVDLIVADITITPERAQVIDFSTPYFVTGQQFLVPASAPDKLDAYSKARIGAVKGTTGEQALHQRFPQSRVLAYDDIPLALTALRNGNVQAITQDSTILAGLLAEAPDKAKFKILPDLLSKEEIGVGVSKGETALLNAVNDELVALEKNGDAAKIYDTWFGPQTKTPAPRSFTIEAK; the protein is encoded by the coding sequence ATGGCAACCTCATTACACACCCCAAAAATCACTGCGCTCAGCGCACTGGCGCTGCTTTCAGCGCTCTCTTTCTCTGCTCACGCCGACAAACTGGCCGATATCAAAGCCGCAGGCGTGGTCAAAGTCGCGACTTTTGATGCCAACCCGCCGTTTGGCGCCATTGATCCGAAATCGCACGATATCGTTGGGTATGACGTTGATTTTGCGAAAGCGCTGGCCAAAAGCCTCGGCGTGAAGCTGGAGCTGGTCGCCACCAACCCGGCGAACCGTATTCCGCTGCTGCAATCCGGCAAAGTCGATCTGATTGTCGCCGATATCACCATCACCCCGGAACGTGCGCAGGTCATTGATTTCTCGACACCTTACTTTGTCACCGGCCAGCAGTTCCTTGTTCCGGCCAGCGCCCCAGACAAGTTGGACGCTTACAGCAAAGCGCGTATCGGCGCGGTGAAAGGCACCACCGGCGAACAAGCATTGCATCAACGTTTCCCGCAATCCCGCGTGCTGGCGTATGACGATATCCCGCTGGCATTGACCGCGCTGCGTAACGGTAACGTGCAAGCCATCACCCAGGACAGCACCATTCTTGCCGGTTTGCTGGCGGAAGCGCCGGACAAAGCGAAGTTCAAAATCCTGCCGGATCTGCTGTCGAAAGAGGAGATTGGCGTGGGCGTGAGCAAAGGTGAAACCGCCTTGCTGAACGCGGTGAACGACGAGCTGGTGGCGCTTGAGAAAAATGGCGACGCGGCAAAAATCTACGACACCTGGTTTGGCCCGCAAACCAAAACACCGGCTCCGCGCAGCTTTACCATAGAAGCGAAATAA
- a CDS encoding AraC family transcriptional regulator has product MHGLGLNGYDPDGQQEAAVAFSITVEASEQLIPEHHHRKGQLILALKGAITCEVENARWMVPPHHAMWLPGFVPHSNRATPNAHLYFLFLEEWAVVMPEYCCTLKISPLVRELIMSLASRTPAQRRQPATQRLVQVLFDELPDQPQMQLQLPVSAHPKIRQMVDSMETCPAQRQTLAQWAQVFAMSERNLARLVVKETGLSFRRWRHQMQLILALRLLIGGKSVQRIAQTLGYDSTTAFITMFKKGLGQTPGRYLAALGDR; this is encoded by the coding sequence ATGCACGGACTTGGGTTGAATGGCTACGATCCCGATGGCCAACAAGAAGCGGCGGTGGCGTTTAGCATCACGGTGGAGGCGAGCGAGCAATTGATTCCTGAGCATCATCACCGCAAAGGGCAACTTATTCTGGCGCTGAAAGGGGCGATCACCTGCGAAGTGGAAAATGCGCGCTGGATGGTGCCGCCGCATCACGCCATGTGGTTGCCGGGCTTTGTGCCACACAGCAACCGCGCCACGCCAAACGCGCACCTCTACTTTTTGTTTCTCGAAGAGTGGGCGGTGGTGATGCCGGAATATTGCTGTACGCTGAAGATCTCCCCGCTGGTGCGCGAATTGATCATGAGCCTGGCGTCGCGCACGCCGGCACAGCGGCGTCAGCCGGCTACGCAGCGGCTGGTGCAGGTGCTGTTTGATGAACTGCCGGATCAACCGCAAATGCAGTTACAACTGCCGGTTTCTGCACACCCGAAAATTCGCCAGATGGTCGACAGTATGGAAACCTGCCCGGCACAAAGGCAGACGCTGGCGCAGTGGGCACAGGTGTTTGCCATGAGCGAGCGCAACCTGGCGCGGCTGGTGGTGAAAGAGACAGGTTTAAGCTTTCGCCGCTGGCGACACCAGATGCAGCTGATCCTCGCGCTGCGGCTGTTGATTGGCGGGAAATCCGTACAACGCATCGCCCAGACGCTCGGTTACGACTCGACCACGGCGTTTATCACCATGTTTAAAAAGGGGCTTGGGCAAACGCCGGGGCGCTATTTGGCGGCACTTGGCGACAGGTAA
- a CDS encoding CynX/NimT family MFS transporter translates to MTTCSSSRGKQGILLIAGILMIATTLRVTFTGAAPLLDAIRAQYGLTTAQTGMLTTLPLLAFALISPLAAGVARRIGMERSLFAALVLICLGIAIRSLPSPVLLFMGTAVIGCGIALGNVLLPGMLKRDFPGHVAKLTGAYSLTMGASAALGSAAVVPIAQSGAGWQGALLALMVFPLLALVLWLPRLRHGAPAPLSNAGALHSRVIWRSALAWQVTLFLGINSLIYYIVIGWLPSILISHGFSEAQAGSLHGALQLATAAPGLLVPLVLHRLKDQRGIAALVALMCAVGSLGLWLASEHAVLWTLIFGFGSGATMILGLTFIGLRASSAHQAAALSGMAQSVGYLLAACGPPLMGKIHDASGSWHIPLLACGVLSVVMAVFGAYAGRDREMVAK, encoded by the coding sequence ATGACCACTTGCTCTTCTTCTCGCGGCAAACAAGGGATACTGCTGATTGCCGGGATCCTGATGATTGCGACGACGCTACGCGTCACCTTTACCGGTGCCGCCCCTCTGCTTGATGCGATTCGCGCGCAATACGGTTTAACCACCGCGCAAACCGGCATGCTCACCACGCTGCCGCTGCTGGCTTTCGCGTTGATTTCCCCTTTAGCGGCTGGCGTTGCCCGCCGTATTGGCATGGAACGCAGCCTGTTTGCGGCGCTGGTGCTTATCTGCTTAGGCATCGCTATTCGTTCCCTGCCTTCACCGGTATTGCTGTTTATGGGCACGGCGGTGATTGGCTGCGGGATAGCCCTGGGTAATGTGCTGCTGCCGGGGATGCTGAAACGCGATTTTCCCGGCCATGTGGCAAAACTGACCGGTGCCTATTCCCTGACGATGGGCGCTTCGGCGGCGCTGGGATCGGCCGCGGTCGTGCCGATTGCGCAAAGCGGTGCCGGCTGGCAAGGCGCATTACTGGCGCTGATGGTTTTCCCGCTGCTGGCGTTAGTGCTGTGGCTACCGCGGTTGCGCCATGGTGCGCCGGCGCCGCTCAGCAACGCCGGTGCATTGCATAGCCGGGTGATTTGGCGCTCCGCGCTCGCCTGGCAAGTGACGCTGTTTCTCGGCATCAACTCGTTGATTTATTACATCGTGATCGGCTGGCTGCCGTCGATTTTGATTAGCCATGGCTTTAGCGAGGCGCAGGCGGGTTCTCTGCATGGCGCGTTACAACTGGCGACCGCCGCGCCCGGTTTGCTGGTACCGCTAGTGCTGCACCGGCTTAAGGATCAGCGCGGGATCGCAGCATTGGTGGCATTGATGTGCGCCGTCGGTTCGCTGGGCTTATGGTTAGCGTCGGAACATGCGGTGCTGTGGACGCTGATTTTTGGTTTTGGTTCCGGCGCGACGATGATCCTCGGTTTGACCTTTATCGGGCTGCGCGCCAGTTCCGCGCATCAGGCCGCTGCGCTCTCCGGTATGGCGCAATCGGTGGGGTATTTATTGGCCGCCTGTGGACCGCCGCTGATGGGTAAAATCCACGACGCCAGCGGGAGTTGGCATATTCCGCTGTTAGCCTGCGGGGTGTTGTCGGTGGTGATGGCGGTGTTCGGCGCGTATGCCGGGCGCGACAGAGAGATGGTCGCGAAGTAG
- a CDS encoding CTP synthase C-terminal region-related (seleno)protein produces the protein MQHIPPKKTLRIALVGDYNHDIVAHQAIPLAIDDAAAVLEVTADYDWLATSEITSNEDLVGYDAIWVVPGSPYKNARGAFTAIKYARENAVPFLGTCGGFQHALIEYARNVLGWEDAAHAETENEGRMVISPLACALVDQTGPIELRPNTLIARAYGRNEIEEAYRCSFGVSPDFARELESGDLRVTGWDEEGEIRAVELVTHPFFVATLFQHERGALAGRPVPLVQAMLRAAGE, from the coding sequence ATGCAGCATATCCCCCCGAAAAAAACACTTCGCATCGCGCTGGTGGGTGATTACAACCACGACATTGTTGCGCATCAGGCTATTCCACTCGCGATTGACGATGCCGCCGCCGTACTGGAGGTAACCGCCGATTACGATTGGCTGGCGACCAGTGAAATCACCAGCAATGAAGATCTGGTTGGCTATGACGCTATCTGGGTCGTGCCAGGAAGCCCCTATAAAAATGCCCGTGGCGCGTTTACCGCGATCAAGTACGCGCGAGAAAACGCCGTGCCGTTCCTCGGCACCTGCGGCGGGTTCCAGCATGCGCTGATTGAATATGCCCGTAATGTGCTGGGCTGGGAGGATGCGGCGCACGCCGAAACAGAAAACGAAGGGCGGATGGTGATTTCACCGTTGGCCTGCGCGCTGGTGGATCAAACGGGGCCGATTGAGCTGCGCCCAAATACCCTGATCGCCCGTGCTTATGGGCGCAATGAAATTGAAGAAGCGTACCGCTGTAGCTTTGGTGTTTCGCCAGATTTCGCCCGCGAACTGGAAAGCGGCGATTTGCGGGTAACGGGCTGGGATGAAGAGGGCGAAATCCGCGCCGTGGAACTGGTGACGCATCCGTTCTTTGTCGCCACGCTGTTCCAACATGAGCGCGGCGCGCTGGCCGGACGCCCGGTACCGCTGGTGCAAGCGATGCTTCGCGCGGCGGGGGAGTAA
- a CDS encoding DUF523 domain-containing protein: MQQTKILVSACLMGFKVRYNGSEKAALQATLERWQQEKRLVVHCPELAAGLPVPRRPAEIVAGSGADVMRDTARIVEDNGQDVTAHYQLAAWLALQAAQQSGCHAALLTDGSPTCGSQFIYNGTFSATRQPGMGVAAALLEQHGIRVFSEQQLPALIAWVNEREAER, translated from the coding sequence ATGCAGCAGACTAAAATCCTCGTCAGCGCCTGCCTGATGGGCTTTAAAGTGCGTTACAACGGCAGCGAGAAAGCCGCATTGCAGGCAACACTGGAACGCTGGCAGCAGGAAAAGCGCTTAGTCGTGCATTGCCCGGAACTGGCCGCCGGATTACCGGTGCCGCGCCGCCCGGCGGAGATCGTCGCCGGAAGCGGTGCGGATGTGATGCGTGACACCGCGCGGATTGTCGAAGATAACGGCCAGGATGTGACCGCGCATTATCAACTGGCGGCCTGGCTCGCGTTGCAAGCTGCGCAGCAAAGCGGCTGCCATGCGGCACTTCTTACCGATGGCAGCCCAACGTGCGGCAGCCAGTTTATCTATAACGGCACCTTCAGCGCCACGCGCCAGCCGGGAATGGGCGTTGCTGCCGCGCTGCTCGAACAACACGGCATCCGCGTTTTCTCCGAACAACAACTTCCGGCGCTGATCGCCTGGGTTAACGAAAGGGAGGCAGAGAGATGA
- a CDS encoding DUF488 domain-containing protein — translation MIQCKRVYESPTKEDGYRVLVDRLWPRGVKKTDLHYDEWCKTLAPSTELRKAFHGEAIDFAAFSESYRQELDAQKEEGKKLAARGKESAVTLLFAAKNTEQNHAIVLADWLRTLA, via the coding sequence ATGATCCAATGCAAACGCGTGTATGAATCGCCAACGAAAGAGGATGGCTACCGGGTTCTGGTCGACAGATTGTGGCCGCGCGGGGTGAAAAAAACCGACCTTCACTATGATGAGTGGTGCAAAACGTTGGCGCCTTCAACGGAACTACGTAAGGCGTTTCACGGCGAAGCGATCGATTTTGCTGCCTTTAGCGAAAGCTATCGACAGGAGTTGGACGCACAAAAAGAGGAAGGGAAAAAGCTGGCGGCGCGGGGAAAGGAAAGCGCCGTCACGCTGTTATTCGCTGCGAAGAACACCGAACAGAATCACGCGATTGTACTTGCAGACTGGCTGCGCACGCTGGCTTAG
- a CDS encoding putative hemolysin: MRYWLLVFPLIVAGCSAAKPDSPQHPQIGQANPAAMYCQQRGGVRVPVQSPQGVRTECKLPGGEVIDEWALWRRDHPSSGS, from the coding sequence ATGCGCTATTGGTTGCTGGTTTTCCCCCTGATTGTTGCCGGGTGTTCTGCTGCAAAACCTGACTCTCCGCAACATCCGCAAATCGGCCAGGCAAACCCGGCGGCAATGTATTGCCAACAACGCGGCGGCGTGCGCGTACCGGTTCAAAGCCCGCAAGGCGTGCGCACCGAGTGCAAATTACCGGGCGGCGAGGTGATTGACGAATGGGCGCTATGGCGTCGCGATCACCCCTCATCGGGATCGTGA
- a CDS encoding sensor domain-containing diguanylate cyclase: MSDFILTRVSETLSKEQSLESLVRQLLEMLEMVTDMESTYLTKISDDARLQHIVYSRNSKQLDIPEGFSVPWGDSLCKRALDDGCLFNDDVANHWSECEAAQALGITTYLSTPVHLADGSLYGTLCAASNEKKSLSVRGEQVLHLFAGLIAQSIEKEHLVNQLREANAALIAHSYTDVLTGLPNRRAIFENLSTLFSLARHLEIHVIIAFIDLDNFKGINDQLGHEAGDQFLIEVGKRLAKDRGKDDIFGRLGGDEFLIACPGGPLVQPQGIHLVSLKKSLDKRLTGEYQLGEQHIDYPGASVGVIEINPELYDADGALRAADEVMYRVKKNKEKKTFILLN; the protein is encoded by the coding sequence ATGTCCGATTTCATTCTCACCCGCGTCTCTGAAACCCTTTCGAAAGAGCAATCCCTTGAAAGTTTGGTTCGCCAGCTACTGGAAATGCTGGAGATGGTGACCGATATGGAATCGACCTACTTAACCAAAATCAGCGACGACGCCCGCCTGCAACACATCGTTTATTCCCGCAATAGCAAACAACTCGATATCCCGGAAGGGTTTTCCGTGCCGTGGGGCGATAGCCTCTGTAAACGCGCGCTGGATGACGGTTGCCTGTTTAACGATGACGTTGCCAACCACTGGAGTGAGTGTGAAGCAGCGCAAGCGCTGGGTATTACTACCTATTTGAGCACGCCAGTGCATCTGGCCGACGGTTCACTCTACGGCACGTTGTGCGCGGCCAGTAACGAGAAGAAATCCCTGAGCGTGCGCGGTGAACAAGTGCTGCATCTGTTTGCCGGTTTGATTGCGCAGTCAATTGAGAAAGAGCACCTGGTGAACCAGCTTCGCGAAGCCAATGCCGCGCTGATCGCCCATTCCTACACCGATGTGTTGACTGGCCTGCCCAACCGCCGGGCCATTTTCGAAAACTTGTCGACGCTGTTTTCCCTCGCCCGTCATCTGGAAATCCACGTGATTATCGCCTTTATCGATCTGGATAATTTCAAAGGCATCAACGATCAGTTGGGTCATGAAGCAGGCGATCAGTTCCTGATTGAAGTCGGCAAACGGCTGGCGAAAGATCGCGGCAAAGATGATATTTTTGGCCGACTCGGCGGCGATGAATTTCTCATTGCCTGTCCTGGCGGGCCGCTGGTGCAGCCGCAAGGTATCCATCTCGTCTCATTGAAAAAGAGCCTCGATAAACGGCTCACCGGCGAATACCAGCTTGGCGAACAGCATATCGACTACCCTGGTGCCAGCGTTGGCGTTATCGAAATCAACCCGGAGCTGTATGATGCGGATGGCGCACTGCGCGCGGCCGATGAAGTGATGTACCGGGTGAAAAAGAATAAAGAGAAAAAAACCTTTATCCTGCTCAATTAA